From Paenibacillus graminis:
TCTTCGGGCTCTCCCCATCTGTTGAAGGCGGAAAGACCGGCTGCATACTTCTGGCCTTGCGGATCCTGCAATGTTCCTGCATTCATCTCTGTGTTAATAATGCCCGGCTGGATGGCGTTGACTGTAATATTGCGGGGCCCCAGTTGTTTGGCCAAAAGCTGTGTGAATGTATCGATGGCCCCTTTTGACATGCTGTAGCAAAACACACTTGGAGAGGCTGCGCGTGTTACAAAGGATGAAATATTAATAATTCGCCCGCCGTCTTTCAGACGCGGTAAAGCTTGCTGGGTAACAAAAAGCGGTGCCTTGACGTTGATCTTCATCACTTCATCAAAGGATTCTTCCGTCGTCTCTTCCAGGGTAATCACTTGACCGATCCCTGCATTATTGACAAGAATATCGAACCCGCTGCCGTCCGTTTGTTCCCGGATAACGTCATCTAATGCCGTAAATAAATCATGAATGCCATCGGGAGTACCCAGATCTGCGCCGATCACGCATGCGTTCCCTCCGCTTTGCCTGATCTGGTGGACAACGGCCTCCGCCTCGTTTCGCCTTTTTCCATAGTGCACGGCAACATATGCGCCCTCTTGTGCCAGACGCAATGCGATGCTGCGGCCAATTCCCCGGCTTGCCCCAGTGATTAAAGCGAGTTTACCTTCCAACCTGTTCATGGTCTCATCTCCTTTATCCGAATTCAATACAGTTATATCACAGAGTAATTTTTGAAATGTTGCTCTCTTATTGGGTACCCGTGCAAAAACCCAAAAAATGAACGGCTGCACTGTCCGGTTAAGGACGGCGCAGCCGTTCTGGGTTTTAATTTTGATAACATATAGTGGACTCCTACATGACTGCACTTCGTGCAATAGACATTCATGCCGCTATTGGCGGCGTCTTGTTCCTATTAAGCTTATTGTGTCCGCCTGCACCAGCTGTTCCTTCCTGCTCTTCTCTACAGCCTCGTCGCGGTCGCCTACCTGCAGCTTCAAATAAATCGCTGAAATATAGTTTCGGACGGTTCCCTCCGACAGATGCAGCTTCTGGGCAATCTGTTTGTTGCGCAGTCCCTCCGTCAATTCCTGCAGAACCTCCAGCTCCCGCACGGTCAGGTCATACGGATTCAGCGAAGTCTCCAGCTGCTGATCCTGGAACAGCTGTTGGGCCACTTCCTGCGAGATCATTGTCCCGCCTCCGTAGATCAGCCGGATAGTCGCAGCCAATTCCTTTGGATGGAGGGTCTTCAGCAGATACCCTTCTGCACCAAGCCGCAGCGCTTCTGACGCATAGGTAATCTCCTCGAATGTTGTAATCATAATGACCCGGATCTCCGGCCACTTCTCCTTAATCTGCCGGGTAGCCTCCAGGCCGTCCATTTCCGGCATATGAATATCCATCAGGACAATATCCGGCTGCCCGGCGGCGCATTGCTCCAGCGCCTGCCTGCCGCTCGCGGCAGTACGGAGCCGGAAATCCTTCTCCTCTCCAAGCAGCAGCCTCAGACTCTCGCGGACCAGCGGCTGATCATCTGCCAGCAGGATATCAATCCGCCGTTCCCCTTCCTGCGTCTGGTTAGGGATCATACAGGTTACCAGCGTGCCGTCATTTTCCTGGGAATCAATATATAGCTTGCCCTGCAATGCCGCGAGACGCTCCTTCATACCGGTGAGGCCAAAGCCATACCGCAGTTGAGCAGTTCCCTTGCCGTTATCCTGAATCTGCAGCATGAGCTGGGCCGGATCATATTGCAGAACCACCCGGATGGCGCTGGCCTGCCCATGCCTGCTGGCATTGGTCAGTGCCTCCTGCAGCGAACGGCATAACGTATGTTTGGCCTGCTTAATCACCGCATAAGGCTCGCCCATCGTACGAAACGACAGTGCGACCCCCGTATTGGATTCGAACTGCCCGGCAATCTGCATCAGAGCCCGGTCTAAGGTCACCAGCTCCTCCAGCGGGTCCATCTGATGGACCTGCAATCTCACATCTTCCAGCCCCTTACGGGCCAGCTCCAGAACTCCCTGAAGCTTCTGCTCTCCTTCCTGCGTGGCTACATGCGGCCTCAGCGTTTCCAGACCCAGAATCATCGAAGTATAGTTATGTCCAATCGTATCATGCACTTCCCCAGCCATCCGGTAACGTTCCTCTAGCAAGGTCATGCGTTCAATCTGAGAGGAATACTGCTCCAGAATGGCATATTGCTCGTTGACTAGCGCCAGCTTTTGCCGGATCGCGTTGATCGACTTCGCTCCCGTCTGCAATCCGTATCCGGCTGCGTAGACGAACAATCCGTCCGATAGGCTATTCCAGATCAGCGGGTGCGACAGTTCTTCCCCTATCGTGGGTCCGGCGCTTAAGCTGTACAGCAACAAGGTAATTGGAAGCGTATATAAGTGCGCTTTGCCCCGGGTATGGAAGGCAAGCATCATTACGGCAGGCAGGAATAATCGGGTTACGCCAAAATAGTACGCCAGTGCGAGCGCGATCCCGCCTGCGAATATAAACTCCAAAATAACATACCGCGTCTTGAAATCCCGTCCAACCCATGCAGGAATTACGCCGCCCAGCAGTACTGCTGGCAGCACCAGCCAGAGCGGAAAATCCGGCTTATCCAGATAATACATCAATATAATGACCGCTATGCTCCATAACAGGCGCAGGCACAGAACGGTTAGATCTTGCCACGCCCACCTGGTTCTATTTTTTTGCATCAATCAGCATCTCCAATTCAGCTCGGTCTGTTGTCACATCCCGCATATGACACGCAGTAACTGTTCAATATGACAGCCCGCTTGGTAGGTTAAGGGCAACGGGATTCAGCTAAGCGATATGCAGAATTATATCCTACTACAATCATTTGGAAAAGGGAGGGGTAGCTATGCCGCTGCTTCAAATACGGGATCTGACCAAGATCATTGGCCGCAAAACTCTTGTAGACCATGTATCACTGGAAATGGAAAAAGGGGAAATCCTGGGCCTGCTGGGCCCCAACGGAGCTGGAAAAACAACGACCATCCGCATGATTGTGGGACTGGTCTCCAAATCGGAAGGACAGGTCATAATTGAGGGAATCGACACCGGGCAGCAGTTCTCCGCAGCCATGGGCAAGGTTGGCGTTATCGTGGAACAGCCCGATCTGTACAAATATTTATCCGGATATGACAATCTGATCCTCTTCTCAAGAATGAGTCCGGGCGTCACAGCGGACAGGCTGAAAGAGATCATCGCACTTGTGGGGCTGGAGCAGAGCATTTCCGCCAAAGTCAGCACCTACTCGCTTGGGATGCGGCAGCGCCTCGGCTTGGCTGTAGCCCTGATGCATAAGCCTTCCCTGCTGCTGCTGGATGAACCGACCAACGGCCTCGATCCGGCGGGCATCCACGAGCTGCGGGAGCATCTGAAGAATCTGGCCCGCAAGGAGAATGTCGGCATCCTGATCTCCAGCCATCTGATGTCCGAAATGGAGATGATGTGCGACCGCGTTGCCGTCCTTCAGCAAGGCAAGCTGATCGGAGTGCATCGCTTGTCAGAGCTGGTTCAGGAGAATGACGCGCTCGTACAGTTCGAGGTGGACCGGCCGGAGCTGGCGGTTCAGGTGCTGCAAGCGTTCATGTCAGGTGCGGAAATTACCGCCGGCCACAACCAGCTTCGCGTGCGCCTTCTTAGGAACCGCATTCCTGAAATCAGCCAGAAGCTGCTGGATTCAGGCATCAGCGTATACGGGGTGAACACGGTAAAGCGGACGCTTGAAGACAAATACCTTGAGATTACAGGAGGGCAAGGACATTGAAGCTGATCAACTATATCCGGAATGAGAATATGAAGATTTACAAAAGAAAACGGACCTGGGTGCTCATTGCCCTCGTTGCGGTCTTCGTCATCCTCCAAATCATCAATGTGCGTGCTGGAGATGGGGGCACCGCAGCGGCAGACTGGAGGCCGCAGCTTGAGCAGGAGAATCATCGGCTGGCTGCGGAAGCTGCCGAACCGGATGCGCTGCAGATTGAAATACGGCAGGCGGAGAAAAATATTTTGCTGAACGAATACTCCCTGCAGCATAATTTGCCGCCTGAGACGAATGCCTGGAGCTTTGCAGGGGATCTTTCAGGGAACATTGTATTTGCCGTCTCGCTGATCTCAATCATTATTGCCGGAGAGATTGCAGCTGCCGAGTTTGTGTCCGGCACGATCAAGCTGCTGCTGACCCGCTCGGCCAGCCGGACAGAGGTTTATGCCGCCAAATATATTGCCGCGATCCTGTTCGGACTGGGGTTGACGCTGGTTGGCCTTCTGCTCTCCCTGCTGTTCGGGGGAATCATGTTCGGCTGGGGCGGTCTGGGAGACAGCTATATGTATGTGAA
This genomic window contains:
- a CDS encoding SDR family oxidoreductase; amino-acid sequence: MNRLEGKLALITGASRGIGRSIALRLAQEGAYVAVHYGKRRNEAEAVVHQIRQSGGNACVIGADLGTPDGIHDLFTALDDVIREQTDGSGFDILVNNAGIGQVITLEETTEESFDEVMKINVKAPLFVTQQALPRLKDGGRIINISSFVTRAASPSVFCYSMSKGAIDTFTQLLAKQLGPRNITVNAIQPGIINTEMNAGTLQDPQGQKYAAGLSAFNRWGEPEDIADIAAFLASGDSRWVTGQLLDASGGSHL
- a CDS encoding helix-turn-helix transcriptional regulator; translated protein: MQKNRTRWAWQDLTVLCLRLLWSIAVIILMYYLDKPDFPLWLVLPAVLLGGVIPAWVGRDFKTRYVILEFIFAGGIALALAYYFGVTRLFLPAVMMLAFHTRGKAHLYTLPITLLLYSLSAGPTIGEELSHPLIWNSLSDGLFVYAAGYGLQTGAKSINAIRQKLALVNEQYAILEQYSSQIERMTLLEERYRMAGEVHDTIGHNYTSMILGLETLRPHVATQEGEQKLQGVLELARKGLEDVRLQVHQMDPLEELVTLDRALMQIAGQFESNTGVALSFRTMGEPYAVIKQAKHTLCRSLQEALTNASRHGQASAIRVVLQYDPAQLMLQIQDNGKGTAQLRYGFGLTGMKERLAALQGKLYIDSQENDGTLVTCMIPNQTQEGERRIDILLADDQPLVRESLRLLLGEEKDFRLRTAASGRQALEQCAAGQPDIVLMDIHMPEMDGLEATRQIKEKWPEIRVIMITTFEEITYASEALRLGAEGYLLKTLHPKELAATIRLIYGGGTMISQEVAQQLFQDQQLETSLNPYDLTVRELEVLQELTEGLRNKQIAQKLHLSEGTVRNYISAIYLKLQVGDRDEAVEKSRKEQLVQADTISLIGTRRRQ
- a CDS encoding ABC transporter ATP-binding protein; translated protein: MPLLQIRDLTKIIGRKTLVDHVSLEMEKGEILGLLGPNGAGKTTTIRMIVGLVSKSEGQVIIEGIDTGQQFSAAMGKVGVIVEQPDLYKYLSGYDNLILFSRMSPGVTADRLKEIIALVGLEQSISAKVSTYSLGMRQRLGLAVALMHKPSLLLLDEPTNGLDPAGIHELREHLKNLARKENVGILISSHLMSEMEMMCDRVAVLQQGKLIGVHRLSELVQENDALVQFEVDRPELAVQVLQAFMSGAEITAGHNQLRVRLLRNRIPEISQKLLDSGISVYGVNTVKRTLEDKYLEITGGQGH
- a CDS encoding ABC transporter permease yields the protein MKLINYIRNENMKIYKRKRTWVLIALVAVFVILQIINVRAGDGGTAAADWRPQLEQENHRLAAEAAEPDALQIEIRQAEKNILLNEYSLQHNLPPETNAWSFAGDLSGNIVFAVSLISIIIAGEIAAAEFVSGTIKLLLTRSASRTEVYAAKYIAAILFGLGLTLVGLLLSLLFGGIMFGWGGLGDSYMYVKDHTVHQTPMLLSILGSYLFHLPFLLISVTLAFMISAGFRSPIFAIVIPLFISVAGFVIAIAMNGWPWTRFFIFSHSDLIGYFLGDPAVKGMTLGFSLAFIGLHLAVMHLLSHTLFVKRDVS